A region of the Perca flavescens isolate YP-PL-M2 chromosome 15, PFLA_1.0, whole genome shotgun sequence genome:
AGCTCCTCCTCTGCTGAAAAGACACATTTCCTGATGTCATTACTAAATCAAAATTCTGCTCGGCAAACAGATGTTGTGAGAGGCCCAACATGTGGATTCAGTGACATAAATTAACAAGTTGGTCGTGAGAAAACATAAACCATTCAATTTTTCAATCAATGAAACCACCTCTCTCACACTGCTCTTTAAAGTGGTGAGGGGAGACAGTGAGAAACTACCTTACAGATGTAGCACACTCATGAGCTGCTCATGACATAAAACACCTAAAAGTTTCCCACACTTTTGGTGGAAATATCAGTTAGCTAGCCTTTTAAACAGCTGGTCAGCTCTGACTAATAACTTCTTCCAGGTTTGGTCAAATTAACCTAAATATGAAATCATGGCTGTCTGCACAAAACACCCTGCAGAGTCATGATTACATCCACCCCAAAACGCTAAGCCCTAAATGTTTACTTATGTTTCCTATTTGGCAGAGGCAGCCCAAAAGGCAAATAAATGACATGCTGTGAGCTGGCCAGGCCTTCGACTGTGAGAAACTGAGACTAAAAAGCAGAACAAGAGTTAAAGAGTAAAGGGTTTTCAGATGTGAGTCCAGCCCAGCTTGGGTGTGCTCCCTTTTATTTGGGAGAATGGAGAGGACAATCTTTGTTGCCTccacccctttaaaaaaggaagaaaatccTAAAGAAACGTGTGTTGGAGAGCGGAAGAGCTGCTGCCAAGGCACAGGGCCGTCAGACAGATCTTCGAAGAACATCTGGTAACCGCGGGTAACACTGTTTGGACATCTGGTAACCGAAGGTTACACTGCGTCTCTTCCATCCTGTCGGGTTTCCTGTTATGCCTCGCTGTACACAGTCTAAGAAGTTTAGGGTTATTATATATGGTCACCGGTTGGGGAAAAcgtatttttattcattttttctgACATGAAGGGAGCACTTGGTTTCATTGGGGtattcctctcctttctctgcggTGAGTGTGTGGTCTCCCTTCTACAGCTGCAAATGCCTGCCTCAGTACTAGGCATGTGAAGGAACTCATGAGCTACAATAGACAAAAATACTCTTGCATTGAATTTTGTTAGGATGTATGTTTTTGATTAACTTATTTAATGAACTAAATCAGAAGGGCTTTACATGGCAGATTTGATAAGTGTTTATTGCAGGAATAGTCCACATTACTGTTTGATGTCAAGTTTTGTAATCCAAAAATCTTATTTTACTCTGTTTTAGATGCCACTTATGGAGAGTCTACCTTGAGTCTACCATTTGGTATGTGACATAACTTTATAAACTAATACATAGTCGTTCAACCTTATATCATTCTGTGAACAAATAAGTTAATGGAGATCTTTTAAAAATGTCCAACacatctttgttgtcattttctAATCtgtttcaatgtgtttccttttctttgtttCACTCTTTAACTCATGCAGCTTGTGGGAATCATTCTCACCATTGTCAGGGGTATTGCAGCTTCTGTAAGGAGTTTTATGGTGCACCAACAATGAATTGCCTTTCCACCATGCTTGACATTCTATGTCTCCCCAAATTTGATGAAGCAATGGCATCACTAAACAACACTGACTGGTGCACTTGGGGCAATGTGAGCGTGTAAGTAATATGTGTTCATATTTGCAATTCAATTGTTCTaaacattaaaaatattttctgatGTGTGAATCATCTTCTGCACCCTACCTGTCTCCACCCTGCAGTTTATATAGTAACCTAAGCCTTTGCACAGAGGACATATCTGACTGTCTAGTGATCCCATGGCCCAACCCGCTGGTGGAACAGACCTTTGTGAACATTCACTCCAGGTTTTTCAAGGATTGTCCCACAGAGCAGCTCAGCGACCCACCCCCAGTCATCGTCTTTGCCTTGGTGATAACTCCCATCTGCCTGATCCCT
Encoded here:
- the ramp2 gene encoding receptor activity-modifying protein 2 isoform X3, whose translation is MKGALGFIGVFLSFLCDATYGESTLSLPFACGNHSHHCQGYCSFCKEFYGAPTMNCLSTMLDILCLPKFDEAMASLNNTDWCTWGNVSVLYSNLSLCTEDISDCLVIPWPNPLVEQTFVNIHSRFFKDCPTEQLSDPPPVIVFALVITPICLIPVMVSLVVLKTKNADGSS
- the ramp2 gene encoding receptor activity-modifying protein 2 isoform X2 encodes the protein MRASCCFIEPSCKKVEICNPYPPGKTGRTLSGKMTATSFSLMFSWSFVTLLIWGCTTVVCLVDVKLAKQPSTTIGYHSTETMVANATYGESTLSLPFACGNHSHHCQGYCSFCKEFYGAPTMNCLSTMLDILCLPKFDEAMASLNNTDWCTWGNVSVLYSNLSLCTEDISDCLVIPWPNPLVEQTFVNIHSRFFKDCPTEQLSDPPPVIVFALVITPICLIPVMVSLVVLKTKNADGSS
- the ramp2 gene encoding receptor activity-modifying protein 2 isoform X1, which produces MRASCCFIEPSCKKVEICNPYPPGKTGRTLSGKMTATSFSLMFSWSFVTLLIWAGCTTVVCLVDVKLAKQPSTTIGYHSTETMVANATYGESTLSLPFACGNHSHHCQGYCSFCKEFYGAPTMNCLSTMLDILCLPKFDEAMASLNNTDWCTWGNVSVLYSNLSLCTEDISDCLVIPWPNPLVEQTFVNIHSRFFKDCPTEQLSDPPPVIVFALVITPICLIPVMVSLVVLKTKNADGSS